Part of the Alphaproteobacteria bacterium genome is shown below.
TGCCGACCTGGAGCTCGACCTCCGGGTTGGCGAGGATGTTGCGGAACCAGCCGGGATGCTCCGGCGCGCCGCCCTTCGACGCGACGATGTAGTAGCTCTGGCCGTGGCGGCCGTAGAACAACGGGAACAGGTACTTCTTGCCGGATTTGCGGCCGACCGTGGTCAGCAGCAGCGACGGCACCTCGCGCTCCGGCAGGTTGGGCAGGCTGATCTTGTACATGTGCCCTTCCTTGCCGCCGCTCCTGAGGTAGAGCTCGGTGTGGTCGATCATCCACTTGGGCATGTTGGGGGCGAGTTGGGTATCGGTCATGGCAGGCCTCGTGTTTGCTGGCATCAGGTAGGGCGACATTAGCAAGAGTCCGCGCTCCTACCACTCTCATTCCAGACGGGTATTCGGAGTGAGAACCATCCGATGGATGGTCAGGGCGGTCTCGAGCAAGGCGCCGGCGTGATTGTTCAGTGGTCGCGTCGCGCCGGTTACCGGCGGCGGAGCCACTCCATGGCGCAGAAAATCACGCGACGCCGCGCGCTTCCGCAGCGGGTCCTGGCGGCGACCGCGGCGAGCGCTACCTGATCATCGTCTGGGGGATCAGGAGGATGATCGCCGGGAAGGCGATCAGGATGGCGACGTTGATGATGTCGACGAGCACGAACCAGCCGCAGCCGCGGAAGATGTCGCCCATGCTGACGCCCTTGGCCACGCCCCTCAGCACATAGACATTGAGCCCGACGGGTGGCGTCATCAGCCCGATCTCGACCATGCGCACCACGAGAATGCCGAACACGATGGGGTCGATGCCGAGTTCCTTGATCGTGGGCAGCAGGATCGGCACCGTCAGCAGCACCATGCCGATGCCGTCGATGAACATGCCGAGCACCAGGTAGAACGCCAGGATGCAGATCAGGATCACCGTCGGCGATACGTCCAGGCTGGTGATGCTCTTGGCGATCGCCGCCGGCGTGCCGGTGAAGCCCAGGAAGTGGACGAAGATCAGCACGCCGGCGACGATGGCGAAGATCAGCGCGGTCGTCCGCATCGTCTCCATCATCGCCCCGCCGAAGTCCTTGAAGTTGATGCGCGGGATCGCCATTGCCAGCGCGCCGATGGCGCCGACGCCGGCCGCCTCGGTGGGTGTGGCCAGCCCGGTGTACATGCTGCCCATCACCAGCAGGATGATGACCATCATGCCCCACACGCCCTTGAGCGAGGAGAAGCGCTCCGACCAGGTGATGCCGCGGATCGGCTGGCCCAGCGAGGGATTGAGCTTGAAGCGGATCAGCAGCATGACGACGTAGCTCGCCGCCTGCAGAAGGCCGGGCAGGATGCCGGCCAGCAGAAGGGCGCCGATCGACTCCTCGGCGATGAAGCCGTAGATGACGATCAGCACAGAAGGCGGGATCATGATCGCCAGGGTGCCGCCCGCGGCGACGCAGCCGGTCGATACCTTGTCGTCGTAGCCGAACTTCTTCAGTTCCGGCAGCGCCACGCGGCCCATGACGGCGGCCGACGCCGTCGAGGCGCCGCAGGCCGCCGCAAAGCCGGCGCAGCCCACCACGGTCGCCACCGCCAGCCCGCCGGGCAGGTGGCCGAGCCACTGCCGCGCCGCCCAGTAGATGTCGCGCGTGATGTTGGCGTAGTAGGCGAAGAAGCCCATCATGATGAACAGCGGCAGCACCAGCAGGTTGTAGTTGGTGATGTGGCCCAGGACGCTCTGGGCCGAGAGCGACGCCGCCGGATCGTAGCCGCGCAGGATCCACAGGCCGAAGAAACCGCACAGCGCCGTGGCGAAGGCGATGCGCACGCCCGACGCCAGGAAAAGCGTGAGCGCGATCAGCGACACGACGCCGATGCTGACAGGGTCCATGATGAGGTCGCCTCGAGGACGGTGAAGGATGTGGGGAGTTGAGCAGCGGGCTATTCGACTGCGTGGATGCCGCCGCCTTCCGGCTCATTGGCTGGGAAGCGGTCGGGATTCCAGAGATGGAGGAATTGCAGGTACATGCGCAGGCTGATGAGCGCGTAGCCCACCACGATCGCCGCGGCCGATGGCCAGGTCTTGAAATAGGGCGGCGACATCGTGACGTCGTCGTACAGCCACAGCTGGTACGCCATCCGCGCGCTGAACCAGCCGATGATTGCGCAGATGAAGATGCTGACCAGCAGCGTGCCCATGACGGCGTAGCGCCTGAGGCGCGGCGACAGCATGTCGAGCGCCAGATCCATGCCGACATGGCCGCGCATCGACTGCGTGTAGGACAACGCCAGAAAGACGATGATCGGCATCAGGAGCTCGGAGCCTTCAAGATGGCCCGGGATGGGCGCATCGAAGGCGTAGCGCATCAGCACCTCGGCGCCGACGAACGCCATCGCGAACAAGGCGATGGCCGCGGCGATGGCCGCCATCGCGACTTCGACCCGCCGCAGGATGCGGCCGGCCAAGCCGGCCACGAACGTCGTCGCCGCGAGGATCGCGACGACGACTATGGCGAGAACCGCCAGCTCATGCATGGCGGCCTATTTCCCGGCCGCCTTGGCCTTGGTCTTGGCGACTTCCGCCTTGACGAAGTTCAGCAGATCGGTGCCGGGCCGGCCGGCAGCGTCCTGCTCCTTGGTCCACGTCGCCCAGATCGGGTCGGAGGCCCCGACGATCTTGTCGCGCTCCGAGTCGGGGAACTGGGTGATCTCGAGCTTCTCGCGGAAGATCGGGATCCACTTGTCGTCCTCTTTCTTGTAGGCCTTGAAGATCGCGTCCAGGGCGATCTCCTGAGCCTGCGGAAGCTTCGCCTTCAGGTTGTCGGGCAGCTTGCTCCAGGCCGACTGGCTCACGCCGTACCAGCACATAAAGCCGCTCATCGCCAGGCCTTCGGTGACGTATTTGGACACCTCGTACAGCTTGTAGGCCCCGAACGTGTAGCTGTAGGGGAAGCCGAAGCTGTCAACGGTGCCGCGCTCCAGCGCTTGGTAGCTCTCCGGCGCGGTCACCATGGTCGGCACGGCGCCGAAGGCCTGCAGCGCCTTGGCGTTCAGCCCGGTTATGCGCATCTTGACGCCCTTCATGTCGGCGACCGAGGCGATGCGCTTGTTGCCCATGAACTCGAATGGCGGCAGGACGATGGGCAGGAAGTATTTGATGTTCCAGCGATCGGCCATTTCCTTGATGATCGCCGGGTGGTTCTGGACAGCCGCGTACACGGATGCGTTGTCGGCCAGGCTGCGCGGTGGCAGGAACGGTAGCTCCATGACCGTCATGAGCGGGAACTTGTTCGGATAGTAGCCGGCGCAGAGCAGGCCGCCTTCATAGCCGCCCGACTTGATGGCTTCGGGCGCCTGACGCTCGGGCCCGAGCGCGGCGCCGTAGGCGACCTTGATCTCGAACTGGCCGTTCGATTCCTTCTTGAAGAACTCGGCGACCGCGTCGATACCGGCCGTGACCGCGCGGGGCGGGCCGAAGACGTTGAAGTTCCAGGTGACGGTCTGGGCCGACGCCGTTGTAGCGCTCAAGGCGACAACCAGTGCGCCGGCCACGACCGAAGTCGCGACACGCTTCATGATATCCTCCCTATACTGCGCCTGCTTGTTGTCCGGCGCTTGAGTGGGGAGCATGCACGAGATCGAGTCCGGGTCAAGCCAGCGTCTCCCGCGGCGTTGCGGGATACACGCGTGTCCCTGGCCGGCGGCCGTGCGCCCGAAGCCGTGTCCAGCCGTCCGGAAACCCATTCCGTCCATCGTTCTGCCGGGTGTTGCGTCCCAGCGGCCCATGGACTACAAGCCTCGCGATCCGGCCTCGCCCCCTTCGTCTAGAGGCCCAGGACGCGGCCCTCTCAAGGCTGAAACACGGGTTCGAATCCCGTAGGGGGCGCCAAGCCGTGCTCTCGGAGCGATCTTGCGCTCCAGGCGGCATCCCGGATCCGATTCGCCGGCCAAGAACCACGACTGCCCGTGAACGACGGAGACCGGTCATGATGCATGACGCCGCCCCGATTCGTCCGCCGATGGAGCCCGCGAGCGGCGTGCGCCGTATCCGGCTCGCCCCGCACCAGATGACCACGACAGTGACGGCGAGCGAGGACCTCTTCATCCTCGCGCATCTCGGCGTTCCCCGGGTCGATCCGGCGCACTGGTCGCTGACGATCGACGGGCTGGTCGGGCGGCAGCGGATCCTCACCCTGGCCGATCTCCGGCAGGTGCCGAAGCAGACCATCGAGGCGGTGCATCAGTGTTGCGGCAGCCCGACCGAGCCCACCGTGCCGACGCGTCGCGTCGCCAACGTGCGCTGGGGCGGTGTCGGCCTCGCCACGCTGCTGGCCCGGCTCGACGTCGATCCGCGCGCGCGTTTCCTGTGGGCATACGGCCTCGATGGCGGGCAGTTCGCCGGATCGCCGGTCGACTGGTTCGTCAAGGACCTGCCGCTGCAGCGCCTCGCGGCCGGCGGCGTGCTCATCGCCTACGAGTTGAACGGCAGGCCGCTGCCGGCCGAGCATGGCTTTCCGGTGCGCCTGGTGGTTCCCGGCTATTACGGCACCAACAGCGTGAAGTGGCTCTGGCGCCTGCGTCTGGCCGAGCATCGCGCCGACGGGATGTTCACCGGTCGCTTCTACAACGACGAGACCAGCGAGGAGGATCGCGCTGCGGGCCTCGGGCCGCGCCGGCCGGTCTGGGCCATTGCGCCCGAATCGGTGATCGTCGAGCCCTCGCCGGACACCATGGTCGCGACCGGCGAGCCGGTCGAGATCTGGGGCTGGGCCTGGTCGTTCCGCGAGGTCGCCGCCGTCGAGGTCAGCGTCGATGGCGGCGCCACTTGTGCGCGCGCGGCGCTGGAGCCGCGACGCGGCTGGGCCTGGCGGCGCTTTTCGCTGATCTGGCGGCCCGACGAGCGCGGCGAGGCCATCCTGCGGGCGCGGGCGCGTGACGTCGACGGCACGGCCCAGCCGGAGGACGGCGCGCGCAATGCCGCCCATTCTGTGCGGGTCTTTGTGCGCTGATCGAGCTGGCGGCCATGATCGCCCGCGCGCGCTGCGGCTTTCCGCCGGTGACTTAGTGGGTCTTTGCGTCTTCCCGCCGCCGCAATGGCGCGCTACCTTTTCGTCATGACCAAGCTCTTAGAGCAAGCCGTCGATGCGTTGCGCCGGTTGTCTCCGGATGCACAAGATGCCTACGCTCGGGCATTGTTGGAGATCTTGCCGAGCGGCGAGGTCTACAAATTGACCAGCGAGGATCGCGTGGCGATCGAGGTCTCCCGCGCTCAAATGCGCCGAGGCGAGTTTGTGTCAGAGCGCGAGATGGAGGAGTTCTGGCGCGGCTACGGGGCGTGATCGTCCGCTTCACACCCGCTGCCCGAGACGAACTTCGGGACATTCTCACCTATATCGAAGAGCGCAATCCTGTAGGCGCCCGGAAGGTGGCTTCGCGTGTTCGTCGAGCGCTCGATCTCGTTGTCGAGTTCCCGCAGCATGGCGCGCCGACCGACGTTCCCGGAATCCGACGGGTGCTGGCGCTGCCATATCCCTACGTGATCTTCTACGAGGTCCTGACGAACGAGATCGTGGTGCATCGCGTGCGGCATGTTCGCCGCGAGAGAATCGCGCCACGGGCGCAAGACTGAAGCGGAGGAAGCGTAATGGCCGAGGTCGAGATGGTGAATGTGCCGGCGCAGACGGTGCGCGCGCAGTGCGAGGCTATCCTGCGCGCGTGGGGGATGTCCGAGGAGCATCTGAAGATGACGTCGGAAGTGCTGCTCGAGACAGATCTGCGCGGCATCGAATCGCACGGCCTGTCGATGCTGCCGATCTACAACGACATGCGCGGCAAGAAGATCAACATGACGCCCGATATCCGCGTCGTGAAGGAGACGCCGGTGTCGGCGCTGATCGACGCCGACAACAGCATCGGCCATGTGCCCTCGACCATCGGCATGGGCATGGCGATCGCCAAGGCCAGGGCGATGGGGCTGGCGGTGGTCTGCGTGCGGCGCTCGGCGCATTTCGGTGCCGCCGGCTGCTATAGCGACATGGCTGCCCGCGCCGGCATGATCGGCATCGTCACCACCTCGGCGCGCGGCATCACCATGGTGCCGACGCACGGCACGGTGCCGGTGTTCGGCACCAATCCGATCTCGGTGGCGGCGCCGGCCGGTAAGCATCAGCCGTTCAACCTCGACATGGCGACGACGCCGGTCGCCGTCAACAAGCTCAAGGTCTACTGGCTGAAGGGCAAGGAGATCCCCGAGGGCTGGGCCTACAACGAGCAGGGCGGATCGGAGCGCAACGCCGAGCGCGCCTTCAAGACGCGCCGCATGGCGCCGCTGGGCGGCACGCGCGAGAGCGGCGGCCACAAGGGCTATGGTCTGGCGATGGTGGTGAACATCCTCTCGCAGACGCTCGCCGGCACGACCTTCCAGCCGCTGCGGGTCAAGCGCGAGGGCACCGACACGCCGGACAATATCGGCCACTTCTTCCTGGTGATCGATCCCAAGCTGTTCCGCGAGGAAGGCGAGTTCGAATCCGATCTCGACGAGATGATGGATTTCCTGCGCGGCCAGGTGCCGGCCGACGCGGCGCAGCCGGTGCTGGTGCCGGGCGATCCGGAATACGCCGAGAAGGCGACGCGGCTGCGCGACGGCATTCCGGTGCCGCGCATGCTGGCCGACCAGATCCGCGACGTCTGCCGCAAGAGCAACGCGGCGTATCTGCTGGAGGGCTGAGGCAGATCACCTGTCATCCCGAGCGGAGCGAGGGTCCAGGAAAGCCGCCTGGATCCCTCGCTCCGCTCGGGATGACAGACTTTGTCAATCCGACGCGCGCATGTCGCGGCGCTGCGAGCGCGACAGGATGTAGGCCGGCAGCAGCGCCAGAAGTGTCACGCCGCCCACGACCATGAACGTGTCCTGGAACGCCAGCGTCTGGCTCTGCGCATGCACGACAGTGCCGAGATAGTCGAGCGCACTGTAGTGGCGGATGCGCTCCGTGAGACCGACGGTCTTCAACAGTGTCTCGACCTGGTGCACCAGGCGGTCGGTGGCGTGGTTGGCGTAGTCCTGCGTCGCCGTCAGCGCCTCGGCGTGGAAGGCGCCGCGCGTCTCGAGCACGGCGACGAAGGACACGGTGCCCAGCGCACCGCCGAGCTGACGCATGAAGTTGGTGGCGCCGGCGCCCTGGCGTACCTTGTCCGGCGGCAGCACCTTGAGCGACGACGCGTTGAGGCTGGGATTGATGAAGCCCAGGCCGAGGCGCGAGATCATGGTGACCAGGACCAGCGTCCAGAACACGGTGTTGACGTCGGCCAGGCTCATGAAGTGGAAGCCGATGGCGAACAGGATCAGCCCGCCCATGATCATCAGCGCCGGCGGCAGCACGTCGGCCATGCGGCCGGCGACCGGGAAGATCACCGCCAGCATCAGGCCGGCGGGCATCATCATCAGGCCCGAAACCAGCGGCGTGAAGCCCTGCGTGGTCTGCACGAAGACCGGCACGAGGTAGGTCGAGCCCATCATGCAGGCGCCGAAGATGAAGGCGACGATGCCGGCCGAGGCGAACTGGCTGTTGGCGAACATGCGCACGTCGAGCAGCGGCCGGTCGGTGTGGAGCTCCCAGAGCACGAAGAGGATCGAGGCCACCGTGCCGCCGACCAGGCGCAGCACGATGGTGTCGGAGTTCCAGCCCTCGCTCTGCCCGTTGGCGAAGCCGGTCATGATGCCGAACAGCGCCGCGCCGGCCAGGATGAAGCCGATCCAGTCGAAGCGCGGCAGCGTCTTCGGCAGCGGCTGGGTGGGCATGAACAGCGAGCCCAGCACCGCCGCCAGCAGGCAGAAGGGCAGCGCGACGTAGAACACGTAGCGCCAGGAGAAGTACTCGATCATCAGCCCGCCCAGGGTCGGGCCGATCGCCGGCGCGAAGACCACGCCCAGGCCGAAGGTGCCCATCGCCATGCCGCGGCGCTCGGGCGGAAAGACGCTGAAGATGATCGCCATCACCAGCGGCTGGCTGATGCCCGACGAGAAGCCCTGCAGCACGCGGGCGAAGACCAGCACGTCCTCGTTGGGCGCGCCGCCGCCCAGCACGGCGCCGCCGGAGAACACCAGCAGCGAGCCGATGAAGGTGCGCCGCTCGCCCAGCACGCCGACCACCCAGGCGCTGAGCAGCATGCCGAAGGTCATGGTCGCGGAGAAGGCAGAGGACATCCACTGCGCCATGTCCTGGCCGATGCCGAAGGCGCCCATGACATCGGGCACCGCGACATTCACCGTGGTCATGCTGAGCACCATGGCGACGACGCCGACCATGCCGGTGATGGTGACCAGCCACCGATAGGACGGGCCGTAGCGCTCGGCCAGCACCTCGGTGCTATCGTACATCGATCGCGATCTCGACCATCATGCCGGGTGCCAGCACCTTGGGTTTCTCGACGAGGTCGATCTTCACCGGCACGCGCTGGGTGATCTTGGTGAAATTGCCGCTCGGGTTGGGCGTCGGCAGCAGGGCGAAGCGCGCCGTGGTCGAGCTGCCGATGCGCGCGACCCGGCCGACAAAGCGCTCGTTGGGATAGGCGTCGACGGTGACGCTGACCGGCTGGCCGACGCGCAGGTAGCGGATGCGTGTCTCCTTGATGTTGGCCTCGATCCACACGTCGTTGGGATCGTGCAGCATGAGGATGCGCTGGCCCGGCCCGACATACTCGCCCGCCAGCATGAACGTGCGGTCGATGACGGCGGCGATCGGGCTGCGGATGGTGCGGTCCTCGACGTCGACCAGCTGCTGGCGCAGTTGCGATTGCAGGTTGGCCTCGGCGTGCACCAGGCCGGCGATCTGCCCATCAATGACGGCCAGCTGGTCGCGTTCGGCCAGCGCTTCGGCCAGCGCGCCCTCGGCCTGGGTGCGCTCGGCATCCATGCGTCGGCGGGTGTTCTCCAGCCGCGTCACCGCCGCCTGCGCCGTCTCGAGCTGCTTGTCGGTGATCACGCGGCGCTCGTAGAGCTGCTTGCTGCGCTCGAGCTCCTGGTTGGCGAGCAGGATGTCGGAATCGAGCGCGTCGCGCGCCGCCTGGGTGACCTTCACGCCCGAGGCACGGGTGCGCGCCTTCGCGTCGGCCTGGTTCTCGATCATCTGGCGTTCGGCCATGAGGCGCGAGCGGTCGGCCTTGACCGCCTCGATCTGCGCCTTCAGCGCCTCGGCGCGCAGTTTCGCTGTGCGGTCATCGATCCGGGCGACCACCTGGTTGGCCTCGACCCGCATGCCCTCGCGCACCGGGACCTCGACCAGCCAGCCCTCGGCGCGGCTCGACATGGTGACGATGTCGGCGGTGATGCGCGCGTCCGTCTCGTAGACATGGGTCGAGCGCATGTAGACCTCGTAGGCGCCCAGCCCCAGGGCGGCCGCGAGGACTGCACCGATGACCAGCAGCCGCACGCGCTGACGGCTCATGCCGCCACGGACAGCTCGGGTGTCCGGCCTATATTTCAGTGACCCGTCTATGCGCGCTTCTTCCCGCTGCTTGTGCGGTGATCATCCGCTCGCCGTCGGCCCGGTACAATGGGCGTCCGGCACAGGGCTGCTACGCGATCAGGGAAGCTCCAGGCTGACGGCCACGGCGGCGCTGGCGATCACGGCCACGTCGCCCACTTCCTCATCCGGCACGTCAAGTCCGCCCTTGACCACCTTCACGGCCACGATGCCGTGCGGCAGCGAGGCCTTCACGGCCTCGGCATCGACCTTGTCGGGCCGCTGCACGCCGATCGTGACCTCGACGAACATCGAGGTCTTGGGGTTGACCTTGAGCGTGCGCAGCACGGTGAGCGAGCTGTGATGGATGGCATCCTGCACCGCGCGCAGGGCGGCCTTGGTGTAGTCGCCGCCGTGCAGGTCGTTGCCGGTTCCCATCTCGAGGATGACGCGCCTTCTCGCCATGGCCGGTCTCCTCAGGGCAGGTCGAGCCGCACGACGGCGGCGGCATTGGCCATGACGGTGACGTCGGTGCCGGCGGCGTTGGCGATCTCAAGCCCGCCCTCCACGACGGTGACCGTCCCGGTGCCGTGCGGCAGCACCGCCAGCACTTCGGCCTTGTCGACCTTGTCGGGCTTGGGCACGCCGATGGTGACGTCGACGCGCATCGAATCGACCGGCTTGCCCAGCGCGTCGGCCACCGTCAGGGAATTGTGCCACAGCGCGTCGCGCAGGGCGCGCACGGCCGCCTTGGTGTAGTCGCCGCCGCGGATGTCGGTGCCCATGCCGATCTCCAGCACCACGCGCCTGTAGGCCATTGTTTGTCATCCCCGTTCAACCGAGCCGGCCGGGACTTTAGGCGGGTTGCGGCTGGCATGCCACGACGCGAAACCGGCAGGCAGCCATGCCTCCGCAGCGGCCGGCCGCGTGCTAGACAAGACACCATGGACGCCGATGCCTCGCCCGACCTTTCCGCCATTCCACTGATGGCCGATGGCCGAACGGCCGCCGACCACATCGCCGACATCGAGGCCAGGTCGCATGCCGAGCGCGTGCCGATGGGCAATGGCGGGCGGATGATGTGGCACGTCTGGGGCGCGGAGCCGGGCAAGCCGGTCCTGGTGCTGCTGCATGGCGGCGGCGGCTCGTGGCTCCATTGGGTTCGCAATGTGCTGCCGCTGTCGCAGCGCTACGCGCTCTACGTCGCCGACCTGCCGGGGCTGGGCGAGAGCGACTCGCCGGATGATCTCAAGGACGTCTGGTCGGTCACCAACGCCACCAGGACCGCGATGGATGCGCTGCTGCCCAAGGACCAGCGCTTCGACATCGCCGGCTTCTCCTTCGGCGGCAATATCGGCTCGCATGTCTGCACGCTCTACGGTGATCGCGTGCGCAGCATGACCCTGGTCGGGCCGGGCGGCTTCCGCATGAAGCGCCAGCCGCGCGCGGCGCTTGGCCGGCTTACGCGCGACATGTCGGGCGAAAAGCTGGCCGCCGAGGCCCGGCGCAACCTCGAGCTGCTGATGGTGCACGATCCCAGGTCGATCGACCCGATCGCGCTGCACATGCAGGTCGTGAACTCGCTGCGCGCACGAACCAAGAGCCGGGGCATCTCGGCGCTGGGCCTGCTGAGCGATGTCGTGCCGACGCTGAAGACGCGGGTCAACGCGATCTGGGGCGAGTTCGATTCGACGGCCTATCCGTACTACGAGGAGCGCGAGGTCTTCCTGCGCACCCACCACCCCGAGATCGACCTGCGCTACATCGAGGGCGGCGGCCACTGGATCGCCTTTGAAGGCGCCGACGCGTTCAACGCCATGCTGCCGGACATGCTGGACAAGCTGCCGGCGTAGGCTCTTTGGGACCGCCGGCGTCTCGCCGGCTCAGTCAACGCACGGTCCCCTGAGGCAAGGCCAGGCAATGCGCGGCGATCGCGCCCGGCGTGGTGATCCACAGTTCATCGCGATGGGCGGCGATGTGCGCGAGTGCGCGTCGCAGGTGCTTCAGGCGATAGGGCTGACCCATCAGGTAGCCGTGCAGGGCGATGCCCATGACCAGCGGCTGGCCCGCCGACTGCCGGCGCATCTCGTCGAGATTGTCGACGATCATGTCGGCGAAGGCCGTGGCGTCGAGCTGACGGCGCGCGATCATCGGGATGTCGTTGAGTTCCTGCGGGTAGGGGACAGCGAGGATCGAGCCGCCGTCTCGCACGCGGAAGCGGATCGGCTGGTCGTCCATGCACCAGTCCAGCAGGTAGCGGTAGCCGGCCTCGGCCAGCAGGTCGGGCGTGACGCGGCTCTGCGAGATCCACGGTCCCAGCCAGCCGGCCGGCGCGGCGCCTTCCTCCTCGGTGATGCGCGCCGTCGACTCGGCGATCAGCCGTCGCTCGCCGGCTTCGTCGAGAACGCCCTGACGCTCGCTGTTGGTGCGGCCGTGGCCGACGATCTCGTCGCCGCGGATCCGATGCGCGGCGATGAGCTGCGGCGCGTAGTCGTACATCGCGCTGTTGACCAGCGCGGACGAGGGCAGGGCAAGTTCGTCGAACAGCTCCAGCAGGCGCCAGGCGCCCACACGGTTGCCGTAGTCGCGCCAGGAGAAATTCAGAACATCGGGTTGCGGCCCGCCCGGCGCCAGCTCGGCGCCCAGGCCTTCGCCGAAGGCGAAATGCTCCTGGTTGAGCGCGAGGTAGACCGCCAGCCGCTGGCCGCCGGGCCAGCGGTAATCGGGCCGGGCGTTGATCGGCAGGTAGTCGTAGCGGCCATGGCTGGGGAGGCTCATCGCCTCATTTCATAGCATGTGGCGTGCCAGCGTCAGCCGGCGAGCCAGCCGCCATCGACCGGCAGCTCGACGCCGGTGACGAAGGCCGATTCGTCGCAGGCCAGGTAAAGCGCGGCAAAGGCGATGTCGCGCACGTCGCCGAAGCGGCCCATCGGATGGCGCGCCAGCGAGCGAGCGCGCGCCGCCTCGGGATCGGGCGCGCGGCCCAGCGAGCGGCGCAGCATCGGCGTATCGGTGGCGCCCGGCAGGATCGTGTTGCAGCGGATGCCTTGATCGACGTAGTCGAGCGCCACCGATTTCGTCAGCGCCAGCACCGCGCCCTTGGACGTCACGTAAGCGGCATTGCCGCGCCCACCGGCACGCGC
Proteins encoded:
- a CDS encoding nitroreductase family deazaflavin-dependent oxidoreductase, producing the protein MPANTRPAMTDTQLAPNMPKWMIDHTELYLRSGGKEGHMYKISLPNLPEREVPSLLLTTVGRKSGKKYLFPLFYGRHGQSYYIVASKGGAPEHPGWFRNILANPEVELQVGTERLKARARIAEGAERQAMWNDALTFWPPYADYQVKAGSREIPVVVLDPVK
- a CDS encoding TRAP transporter large permease; this encodes MDPVSIGVVSLIALTLFLASGVRIAFATALCGFFGLWILRGYDPAASLSAQSVLGHITNYNLLVLPLFIMMGFFAYYANITRDIYWAARQWLGHLPGGLAVATVVGCAGFAAACGASTASAAVMGRVALPELKKFGYDDKVSTGCVAAGGTLAIMIPPSVLIVIYGFIAEESIGALLLAGILPGLLQAASYVVMLLIRFKLNPSLGQPIRGITWSERFSSLKGVWGMMVIILLVMGSMYTGLATPTEAAGVGAIGALAMAIPRINFKDFGGAMMETMRTTALIFAIVAGVLIFVHFLGFTGTPAAIAKSITSLDVSPTVILICILAFYLVLGMFIDGIGMVLLTVPILLPTIKELGIDPIVFGILVVRMVEIGLMTPPVGLNVYVLRGVAKGVSMGDIFRGCGWFVLVDIINVAILIAFPAIILLIPQTMIR
- a CDS encoding TRAP transporter small permease — its product is MHELAVLAIVVVAILAATTFVAGLAGRILRRVEVAMAAIAAAIALFAMAFVGAEVLMRYAFDAPIPGHLEGSELLMPIIVFLALSYTQSMRGHVGMDLALDMLSPRLRRYAVMGTLLVSIFICAIIGWFSARMAYQLWLYDDVTMSPPYFKTWPSAAAIVVGYALISLRMYLQFLHLWNPDRFPANEPEGGGIHAVE
- the dctP gene encoding TRAP transporter substrate-binding protein DctP; its protein translation is MGRWDATPGRTMDGMGFRTAGHGFGRTAAGQGHACIPQRRGRRWLDPDSISCMLPTQAPDNKQAQYREDIMKRVATSVVAGALVVALSATTASAQTVTWNFNVFGPPRAVTAGIDAVAEFFKKESNGQFEIKVAYGAALGPERQAPEAIKSGGYEGGLLCAGYYPNKFPLMTVMELPFLPPRSLADNASVYAAVQNHPAIIKEMADRWNIKYFLPIVLPPFEFMGNKRIASVADMKGVKMRITGLNAKALQAFGAVPTMVTAPESYQALERGTVDSFGFPYSYTFGAYKLYEVSKYVTEGLAMSGFMCWYGVSQSAWSKLPDNLKAKLPQAQEIALDAIFKAYKKEDDKWIPIFREKLEITQFPDSERDKIVGASDPIWATWTKEQDAAGRPGTDLLNFVKAEVAKTKAKAAGK
- a CDS encoding molybdopterin-dependent oxidoreductase, with protein sequence MMHDAAPIRPPMEPASGVRRIRLAPHQMTTTVTASEDLFILAHLGVPRVDPAHWSLTIDGLVGRQRILTLADLRQVPKQTIEAVHQCCGSPTEPTVPTRRVANVRWGGVGLATLLARLDVDPRARFLWAYGLDGGQFAGSPVDWFVKDLPLQRLAAGGVLIAYELNGRPLPAEHGFPVRLVVPGYYGTNSVKWLWRLRLAEHRADGMFTGRFYNDETSEEDRAAGLGPRRPVWAIAPESVIVEPSPDTMVATGEPVEIWGWAWSFREVAAVEVSVDGGATCARAALEPRRGWAWRRFSLIWRPDERGEAILRARARDVDGTAQPEDGARNAAHSVRVFVR
- a CDS encoding type II toxin-antitoxin system RelE/ParE family toxin gives rise to the protein MIVRFTPAARDELRDILTYIEERNPVGARKVASRVRRALDLVVEFPQHGAPTDVPGIRRVLALPYPYVIFYEVLTNEIVVHRVRHVRRERIAPRAQD
- a CDS encoding Ldh family oxidoreductase; the encoded protein is MAEVEMVNVPAQTVRAQCEAILRAWGMSEEHLKMTSEVLLETDLRGIESHGLSMLPIYNDMRGKKINMTPDIRVVKETPVSALIDADNSIGHVPSTIGMGMAIAKARAMGLAVVCVRRSAHFGAAGCYSDMAARAGMIGIVTTSARGITMVPTHGTVPVFGTNPISVAAPAGKHQPFNLDMATTPVAVNKLKVYWLKGKEIPEGWAYNEQGGSERNAERAFKTRRMAPLGGTRESGGHKGYGLAMVVNILSQTLAGTTFQPLRVKREGTDTPDNIGHFFLVIDPKLFREEGEFESDLDEMMDFLRGQVPADAAQPVLVPGDPEYAEKATRLRDGIPVPRMLADQIRDVCRKSNAAYLLEG
- a CDS encoding DHA2 family efflux MFS transporter permease subunit, with protein sequence MYDSTEVLAERYGPSYRWLVTITGMVGVVAMVLSMTTVNVAVPDVMGAFGIGQDMAQWMSSAFSATMTFGMLLSAWVVGVLGERRTFIGSLLVFSGGAVLGGGAPNEDVLVFARVLQGFSSGISQPLVMAIIFSVFPPERRGMAMGTFGLGVVFAPAIGPTLGGLMIEYFSWRYVFYVALPFCLLAAVLGSLFMPTQPLPKTLPRFDWIGFILAGAALFGIMTGFANGQSEGWNSDTIVLRLVGGTVASILFVLWELHTDRPLLDVRMFANSQFASAGIVAFIFGACMMGSTYLVPVFVQTTQGFTPLVSGLMMMPAGLMLAVIFPVAGRMADVLPPALMIMGGLILFAIGFHFMSLADVNTVFWTLVLVTMISRLGLGFINPSLNASSLKVLPPDKVRQGAGATNFMRQLGGALGTVSFVAVLETRGAFHAEALTATQDYANHATDRLVHQVETLLKTVGLTERIRHYSALDYLGTVVHAQSQTLAFQDTFMVVGGVTLLALLPAYILSRSQRRDMRASD